The Sphingomonas sp. NBWT7 nucleotide sequence CCAGCACGACGGCGACGAAGGTCAGGTTCGAACCGGCGAGACCCAGCGCGAGCGGCGTGATCAGGCCTGATGCAGCGCGGACCATCAGGTGGACGGCCCCGCGAAACAGCACCGGGTCGCTCGCCACCGACACGAGCGACGACAGCAGCACCCGGTTCACCGAACCCACCAACAGTTGTACCGGAAAGGTGACGATGTTGTAGACCCGGTTGTAGAGGCCGAGCGGCGCTGGGCCGAGCACCGAACTCACGACCAAGGGTGCCACCTGCCCGTTCAGCGCTTCTAGGACGGTCGGCTTGGCGACATCCTTCATCAGGCGCGGCAGGGTGCCGAGCCGGCGGAAGCGGGGCCGATACACCCCCTCCGGCGCCATCATTAGGATCCACGTGCCACTGATTAGGAAGCTGACGCTCTGCGCTGTCGCCAGTGCGAAGCCGCCAAAGCCAAGCCAACCCAAAGCCGAAGCCGTTAGCAGGTTGCCGCAGATTAGCGCGGTCAGCTCGCTGCCGATCAGAGGACCGAAGCGCAGCTGGCGACGAAGCAAAGCACGGGATGGCGTGGCCAGGCCGGAGAGCGACTGCCCGGCGAGCACGATGGCCAGCAGCCACAGATCTACCTGCCAGCCGAGCGACCATCGTACCAAAGCGGTGAAGGCAAAGACCAGGAGCGCGACAGCTGTCAACCCGCCCGCGACCATCAACCCGCGACCGTGCAGTAAGGTCGCGTCCTGCTCGACCACCATCGCGCGTTCGATCGCGCTAGACAGGAATTGGACGGACAAGGCGTTGATCGACAAGGCAACGACGAAGAAGCCGTAATCCGCCGGCACCAGCAAACGGGCCAGCACCACCATCGTGATTAGCTGGATCGCGCCGCCGAGCAGCGTGCCAATCATAGTCGTCCGAACGCCGGTGCGAACACGCGATTGCAGCTGTTCAGTCATGACGCCCGTGCCGCGCGGCTGTCCGTTGCTTCATCTCCGTCCCGCCATGTCCGCCGCGTCTCCAGATGCGAGGAAGAAGCGCCCGCGAGCCGGCGAAACCGGCACTCGCGGGTAGAAGCCATCGTCGCCGCTGTCTAGCCGAACCGCCCTCTTTCAGGCCCGCGCATGCGTGCCTTCCTGTAGAAGATCTAATCGACACCCGCTTGCTCGAGCGGATCGCGTCCCAACAATTCGAGTGCCGTGCAGTAGTGCGTCCGCGTCTCACTTGATGTCGGCTGAACGACTCACGAGGCCTAGCGCCTTTATCGCGTCGGCTCGGATGAAGCGAGTGGCCGGATCGAAGTTGATGTTGTTCTTGCCAATCCCAAAATTGCACCA carries:
- a CDS encoding oligosaccharide flippase family protein, giving the protein MTEQLQSRVRTGVRTTMIGTLLGGAIQLITMVVLARLLVPADYGFFVVALSINALSVQFLSSAIERAMVVEQDATLLHGRGLMVAGGLTAVALLVFAFTALVRWSLGWQVDLWLLAIVLAGQSLSGLATPSRALLRRQLRFGPLIGSELTALICGNLLTASALGWLGFGGFALATAQSVSFLISGTWILMMAPEGVYRPRFRRLGTLPRLMKDVAKPTVLEALNGQVAPLVVSSVLGPAPLGLYNRVYNIVTFPVQLLVGSVNRVLLSSLVSVASDPVLFRGAVHLMVRAASGLITPLALGLAGSNLTFVAVVLGPKWMSAAPIIPFLAVAVWGTMFGGVLGQSAESIGRFGARARIQAATTGSLVVALPLGSFWGLEGVAIGTMLSCLLYAGLNMRLTAGMLNESVGTIVRWSSPGWCAGASCFLAARAVQWSGGTVPPIAMLVAQMLACGTAAFLALFVLDRDLLFHISSLLLPKRGDAWIRQRLSRG